In Halorhabdus tiamatea SARL4B, a genomic segment contains:
- a CDS encoding aminopeptidase — protein MDPRVDRHAELIVDRCTDVSEGDNVVLLSGPEAEDLNVALFEKIGERGGMPIRATQGGREHRSFIRAIDTEALTEPNHLDSLLEATDVLIMVRASRNVAETSDVAPESMQAFAQIMEPIQDHLEGENTDTVITQHPAPGDAQKAEMSTDGYTDFVYDAIDQDWDAQEEHQRQLVEILDPAAEVRVVAGEETDVTMSIEGNPAVNSVADENLPSGEVFTAPIPDSVEGTVRFDMPVVRHGREVEGAYLEFEDGEVIAHEAEQNEAVLTGILNTDGGARRLGELGIGMNRDIDRFTHNMLFDEKMGDTVHMAIGKSIEESVGEDNPKNESVVHLDMIVDMSEDSFIEVDGERIQEDGTFVFEDGFEG, from the coding sequence ATGGACCCGCGCGTCGACCGACACGCCGAACTCATCGTCGATCGCTGTACAGACGTCTCCGAAGGCGACAACGTCGTCCTCCTCTCCGGACCGGAAGCCGAAGACCTCAACGTCGCGCTTTTCGAGAAGATCGGGGAACGCGGGGGGATGCCGATACGGGCTACCCAGGGCGGGCGCGAGCACCGCTCGTTTATCCGGGCTATCGACACCGAGGCACTGACCGAGCCGAACCATCTGGATTCGCTGCTCGAAGCCACGGACGTCTTGATCATGGTTCGGGCCTCGCGCAACGTCGCGGAGACCAGCGACGTCGCCCCGGAGTCGATGCAAGCCTTCGCACAGATCATGGAACCGATCCAGGATCACCTCGAGGGCGAGAACACCGACACCGTCATCACCCAACACCCGGCCCCCGGCGACGCCCAGAAGGCCGAGATGAGCACCGACGGCTACACCGACTTCGTCTACGACGCGATCGATCAGGACTGGGACGCTCAAGAGGAACACCAGCGCCAGCTCGTCGAGATCCTCGATCCGGCCGCTGAAGTCCGCGTCGTCGCCGGCGAGGAGACGGACGTCACGATGTCTATCGAGGGTAATCCGGCGGTCAACAGCGTCGCCGACGAGAACCTCCCGAGTGGCGAGGTGTTCACCGCGCCGATCCCCGACTCCGTCGAGGGGACCGTCCGCTTCGACATGCCCGTCGTCCGCCACGGGCGCGAGGTCGAGGGTGCCTATCTCGAGTTCGAGGACGGGGAGGTCATCGCCCACGAGGCGGAGCAAAACGAGGCGGTCCTGACGGGCATCCTGAACACGGACGGCGGCGCGCGTCGCCTGGGCGAACTCGGCATCGGGATGAACCGCGACATCGATCGCTTCACCCACAATATGCTCTTCGACGAGAAGATGGGCGATACCGTCCACATGGCGATCGGCAAGTCCATCGAAGAGTCTGTCGGCGAGGACAACCCGAAAAACGAGTCGGTGGTCCACCTCGACATGATCGTCGACATGAGCGAGGACAGCTTCATCGAAGTGGACGGGGAGCGGATACAGGAAGACGGGACGTTCGTCTTCGAAGACGGGTTCGAAGGCTAA
- a CDS encoding aminopeptidase produces the protein MDPRIREHAQLIADAVDLSDGDDFLIKSEPAAEELVVALYEIAGDRGAHPVSIRTNRSGRAIRNYLQAADAADVDFETPAHEQALVEAADCHAVIRAHENVTELEDVPPEVNSDYEKAHQPILNERLTDRWTLTQHPTPADAQLAEMSFEAYQNFVYDAILKDWDEQREFQAQMVDILEEASEVRIKSGDTTDVTMSVAGNHVLNDTDSHNLPGGEVFTAPLPDSVEGEVLFDKPVYRRGREITDARLVFEDGEVVEHSASKNEDLLTSILDTDEGARRLGELGIGMNRDIDRFTYNMLFDEKMGDTVHMAVGRAYEDNVGEGNEQNESAQHVDMIVDMSEDSFIEVDGEVVQEDGTFVFEEGFEA, from the coding sequence ATGGACCCGCGCATTCGTGAACACGCACAGCTCATCGCCGATGCGGTCGATCTGAGCGACGGAGACGACTTTCTCATCAAGAGTGAACCGGCAGCCGAGGAACTCGTCGTCGCACTCTACGAGATCGCCGGCGACCGCGGCGCACACCCCGTCTCGATCCGGACCAACCGAAGCGGTCGCGCCATCCGAAACTACCTCCAGGCCGCCGACGCCGCCGACGTCGACTTCGAGACGCCGGCTCACGAACAGGCCCTGGTCGAGGCAGCCGATTGCCACGCGGTGATCCGCGCCCACGAGAACGTCACGGAACTCGAAGACGTCCCGCCCGAGGTCAATTCTGACTACGAGAAGGCCCACCAGCCGATCCTCAACGAGCGGTTGACCGACCGCTGGACGCTCACCCAGCATCCCACGCCCGCCGACGCCCAGCTCGCCGAGATGAGTTTCGAGGCCTACCAGAACTTCGTCTACGACGCGATCCTCAAAGACTGGGACGAACAGCGAGAGTTCCAGGCCCAGATGGTCGACATTCTGGAGGAGGCAAGCGAGGTCCGGATCAAAAGCGGCGACACCACCGACGTCACCATGTCCGTCGCCGGCAACCACGTCCTCAACGACACGGACAGCCACAACCTCCCCGGCGGCGAGGTCTTCACCGCGCCGCTCCCCGACTCCGTCGAGGGCGAGGTCCTCTTCGACAAGCCAGTCTATCGCCGCGGGCGCGAGATCACCGACGCCCGACTCGTCTTCGAGGACGGCGAGGTCGTCGAGCACAGCGCCTCGAAGAACGAGGACCTCCTCACCAGCATCCTCGACACCGACGAGGGAGCCCGCCGCCTGGGCGAACTCGGGATCGGGATGAACCGCGACATCGACCGCTTCACCTACAACATGCTCTTCGACGAGAAGATGGGCGATACCGTCCACATGGCGGTCGGCCGCGCCTACGAGGACAACGTCGGCGAGGGCAACGAGCAAAACGAGTCGGCCCAGCACGTCGACATGATCGTCGACATGAGCGAGGACTCGTTTATCGAGGTTGACGGCGAAGTGGTACAGGAAGACGGCACGTTTGTCTTCGAAGAGGGATTCGAAGCGTAA
- a CDS encoding DUF7859 family protein, producing MVDPVLIGIVVVVLGFVFATYLFVRRIATGFSQGMREGKRGG from the coding sequence ATGGTCGATCCTGTGCTGATCGGTATCGTCGTCGTCGTCCTCGGGTTCGTCTTCGCGACGTACCTGTTCGTGCGCCGGATCGCGACCGGCTTCAGTCAGGGCATGCGCGAAGGCAAACGCGGCGGGTGA
- a CDS encoding metallophosphoesterase → MLAVVADTHGTEDARLASRVADVIADAEKVLHTGDFTTAAVYDAFDRRARELIAVHGNSDEDALRERLPAVRTIEWEGWSLLLVHGHEHTATSLPLLARERGADLVIAGHTHRPAIERLGGLRVVNPGSHADPRAGPPSHAELRTENGVLRVEIRDRAGDVIERERVSGE, encoded by the coding sequence GTGCTCGCAGTCGTCGCCGACACTCACGGGACCGAGGACGCTCGACTCGCCAGCCGGGTCGCCGACGTGATCGCGGACGCCGAGAAAGTGCTACATACGGGTGATTTCACGACTGCAGCAGTCTACGACGCCTTCGATCGTCGCGCCCGCGAGTTGATCGCCGTCCACGGCAACAGTGACGAGGACGCCCTGCGAGAGCGACTGCCCGCTGTGCGGACGATCGAATGGGAAGGCTGGTCACTCCTGCTCGTCCACGGGCACGAACACACCGCCACGTCTCTCCCGTTGCTCGCCCGGGAACGTGGGGCCGATCTCGTCATCGCAGGGCACACCCATCGGCCGGCGATCGAGCGACTCGGGGGGCTGCGCGTCGTGAATCCGGGGAGTCACGCCGACCCGCGTGCCGGTCCGCCGAGCCACGCCGAACTCCGGACGGAGAACGGAGTGCTACGCGTCGAAATCCGGGATCGGGCAGGCGACGTGATCGAACGGGAGCGCGTGTCGGGGGAGTGA